The genomic segment CTTTCAGCTACACATCATACCCACCCAAAGACCCAAATAGAGTTGTGTGGTATCAGTGGGTCTCTAGAGGTTATCCTTTAGTTTACGATCCTTTGCATGCAAACAATGTCATTGATAAATTCAAAGGTAAAACTGATTTATATAGAAAATCAGGTGAATGCAGTCTGCTGATTACCAGACTGGAACAGTCCCACCATGGAGAGAAAATATATGCATGGATTGACCCTGAAAATGTTGGATGGCGCACCTACGCATTTTATGATGTCACCTCTACAGTTCTCGTTGATGGTATGTAAATATTCTTGAATTACTTACACAATAAAACCTGTGACTGTTGCGAaatattgtgtgttagtaacaaTTGACATAAGAAAATGCTTCTTCCAAGTTTATGTATTTTCAAAACATCAAACATACCGTTATAACATTTTAtggaattaatttaaaatgtaaagcaaaATATTGTTCAAATGAATACAAAGAGTCTTGGATACTTTCGCGCTGTACAGCTTTGTAAAAGGTGTTCATATGTTGATTAATAGAGGAACTAATTTCATACATCATGAAAAATGACCTCAAGACTAActggtaaaaataataaaaaatgaaaaacgtgTCTAAGAAAAGGGAAGTTAGTTCTTAGAAAATCTCTagccaaatgtatttatttatttattcctggtAGATGCCGATCAGTCTTGTATCTAATGCAGTGAAATTCAGATATGTGTCTAAATACTTGTTGGGGCCacttttttaaaatgatataatgtACCAATGTTTCTGTAAATTATAGCAAGTCCACAGCAGCCTAGCATCAGTATTTATGGAGGTGAGAGAATGGGTGACGCCATCACAGTAGGATGTTCAACTTTCCACACGTGTCCATACAGCAAACCAACAATCACTCTGAATGGTGCAGAAGGATCTTATCAAACAAAGGATGAACATATTAAAAACGGCCTGTGGAAAAGAACTCTGACACGCACAGGTGTGATAAGGGCAGAAAGCTTGACTATTATGTGTTCAGTAACACATTATGGTGGCATAAAAGCGACAGCTACAGAGGTCAAAAGGTCAAAATGTAAGTAGGCACAAATATGAACTGCTTTGTTATGTTAGTTATAAATTCACTTTAAATATAGCAGTTGGACCTTTTACAAGATTCCAGTTAAATTTCAGGTTTTCATAATGAAATAACGATTGAGCCTGAACTGGCAGATGTCACAGAGGGTGTCGCAAGGAGCTTCACTTGTAACGTCCATCATTCCTGCCAGAAAGAGAATCCAACCATCACATGGAACTATAAGAACATGCAAGTCACAAAGGggaacaaaaacaatcagaacaGCTATTCCATCATAACCTTTCTGGGTGTAAAAGAAGATCATGGGAAGAAATTGATTTGCACTGCAAAATTTTCTGGAGGAGACGTTTCAGCTTCTGTTGTTTTACGTGTACAACGTGAGTAATTTAGTCTTTGTAAATCTGTCTTTGTTTTCTAATTATTTTGatttctacttttattttttaaaagatataaAGAACTAAATGTCACAGTCTTCAGCTGGTGTGGCCTAAATGGCCACCAGAGGACACTGTCTTTGTGAGAGCACattgtttgttgtgtgtttgtttgtgccacGTGCTCTTCTGTCTATTATCTGACCCTGCCTATCTTGTTACCTCATTATTGTTTCAGTGATTCCATCTGTGTCTCTCTCATTACCCTCCGCGTTAGTCTCCCTATTTATTCTCTTTGTGTCTGCTGTCCTGTGCTGGTTTGTTAATTGTTGACTGATGTATGAGTATTGATGTTGCTACCTGTTTGGTGCTGCTCTGCCTGATCCTGCTTTGTTGTGTTGTGCCTTATTTCTGACCTGCTTACTTAAACTATAACACATCTGGCTTAATGTCACAGACATTTAAAGGAAACTCTTTCGCCCTCTTGAGTATTGATGCGTGTTAACTGTGTTCACATACTTGTGTAAAGTATGCTTTCTAAGGTTTAAATAGGACTATTTTCAGAAAGCATGGCCCTGCTAACATTTTTTAGGACGCATGGTTTGTTCCATTTCTTTGCAGATGATACTCAAATCTGTTTGCCCTTAAAAACAGAGTGGTATTGAAACACAAATTACTTGCCTGTCTGATGTGAAAGCTGGGccgtaaaactgaaataattttcaaTAATGTGTAGTCTTGTCTCTCCGGTCATCCACCCAGAGATTGTTATGTATCCCAAAGTCGAAGCTAATGTGCAGGGGTGACCACGCTTTCTTATTAGCTGCCACCAGACAGTGGAATGCTCTACCCTTCAGGATTAGATCGGCATTATCGCTATCTGTTTTTCTTTGGTTTAGCATATTATTTATGATAATTACCTTTTTTTGTCAGTATTCTCTATCATCTGTTATGTCTTTTTCTCTGTTTTATCATATTCTTTTTCATTGTGCATCAACTTATGTTGTGCTTAATAGTGCTATATAATTAAAATTGACATTGACATGACAATTCATTTGCGCCAAAACCATAAATACAACCGCCTCAGAAAACTTATTGTTACTTATTGTTTTCTACTGATTCTCTCACAGAGTATAAGAAACCAGTCCAGATCCTGAATGAAAGTATGTGGGTTTTTCCCCCGGCAccaaattttcttatttattttattgtcctGTACTCATAGGCCATTTGATAATAAAAGCAACAATACCTTCagttatgtaataatatttattaatccactataatatatatatcattttagcTCATTTCCACTATGAGGCAGATGTGATTCCCAATATCACTGCACTGCCTCATTCATGTGTGGTAATACCGTGTAGTTTCAAGATGGAGGAATATGTCACTCGTCTTCGGGTTCTTTGGGACACTGATGGAGGTGGCTACATGTTCCACACGGATCCAGTTGATGTCTTGAACAACTTCAAAGGCCGCACAAGACTCCTCGGAAACCCGGATGAACATAACTGTACTGTGGAGATGGATAATGTGCAAACTCATGACAACGGGCCGTTCTGCTTCCGGGCAGAAAAAGGAAACAGGAAATACATCTTCAACAACAGCTGTGTGTCCATTATTATGGAGGGTGAGGAAATATAACTAAACATTTAGGTTAGCATACTTCTGAAAACTTAACAACAACCTTTAGAATAACTGTATTTCATGCATcacattccaaaaaaaatataatgtcttTGTGTCTTTTAATATAAAGAATCTCCCGACAAACCTGTGATGTCATCCCTCCCTGAAGACATCGAGCCCAAGGCACGCATCGCTGTCAAATGCTCAGTCAACCACACATGTTCTTCTCACCCTCCCCAAATCACCTGGAGCGTCCCAACAGCCCGAGAAACTATCAGCCACCGTCACATGGGTGGAGGCGTCTGGGAAACAGTGTCTGCTGTGACCTTTATTCCAACTGGATATGAAGAGAAAGATGAAATTGTCTGCACTGCCAACTTTTGGGGCGGTATAACACAGGAAAACACTGGCTTCCTGAATATTAGAAGTAAGTACAGACTGATGTTAATGGGATTGCCTTGTGCATGTTAGACGCTTTGGTCCATTTATAATATGATTGGTCAAATAGAAACTGTATTTCATGATGTGACTGTCAATCGTTTTAACAATAATTGTATTATAGGAGTTCAGGGGCTTAGATTGGAGACTATTGGGTCTAGTATCATTGCTCCCACACTTGTGTTCGTTCTCATTTGTGTACTTGTGGGAGTCTTCATATATAAAATGCGACACAggtatgaattattattattattattattattttacttatattttagaatgttcttacatttttaaataattttaggtCTCTATAGCCTTATCCAGATGGGAATAGTTTTACATGGAAAGGTGGGGTTGAACAGTTATTACTAGAGCTTCTAAGATGTGCAATCTCAGTGGACCTAACTGATATAATAAGCAATATATTATAAACATCCTGTATTATAAGCAACTTAGTATATACAGGAAGCAATGTGGAATGCACATGATGACAGTGAGGAGACGGCGGTGCACATATGAAGTTACCCCTCCCACTTCTGGTagtaagagatttcttaacctttGTAAATTGGTTAATAACATGACAGACAGTAAAATTGCTGCATCTACCATTGTAAAACTAATCTCCTCCAAATGGAGCTTAAGTCAAACCATCTAGAGCCACCAGCAGGTCAAAGTTGCACTGATTTCTGCTTGTAACTTACATTTTGTCAAAGACATACTTTTTGGAACTCTAGAAACTTTATCAGATCATCCCGAACTTTGGGTCAAAGAATGTGAGATGGTACCATTCTTAACCATTCTAATGTAACAGCAAGAACGCCAAAGTAAAACTGTATTTCACTTTTACATTCTCATTACTGATTGTAGACAGCTTCATCCAGATATGCAAGGGTCACAATCTGAACGGaggtactgtatgtacagtatgacatttaattgttaattttcccttattaattaatgttaaaaccTTTGGATTTATAATACACTAGCAATTTTAACTCTGTTCTCTGATGTAGGAGGTCGGTTTGGAACAGATTATCAAGGTAACTTAACTTATATTTTTCTCTTTGtatctttgtatttgttcctGAGACTAAATTTAACGTTTCTCTCTCAGTCGTTTAAGAACGTCTGACAGAAGCGATAAAAGGCAAGTATACCAGAGAAAGGTCAGAAAGGTTAGTGTCagtatttatttcaaatgaactaactgtgggaagtcgtggcctaatggttagagggttggactcccaattgaagggttgtgagttctagtctcgggccggacggaattgtgggtggggggagtgcatgaacagctctctctccaccttcaataccacgacttaggtgcccttgagcaaggcatcgaacccccaactgctccccgggtgccgcagcataaatggctgcccactgctctgggtgtgtgctcacagtgtgtgtgtgtgttcactgctctgtgtgtgtgcatttcggatgggttaaatgcagagcacaaattctgagtatgggtcaccatacttggctgaatgtcacttcactcactaaCTAGTGCCATCAACAGGTACACTGGAGATGCTACTCGAAGACATATGAGGCTTGAACAAAGGCAGGTTGAAAATATAATTCTACgtataattataatttgtattacatTTGTACTCAAACTACTTAAACGATACATCTTTCATCATACGGAGCGTCTGGAGCTGATTTTCTGGgttatgaatattcatatttttgtattcatttcatGCGTTTCATTATTAAAATCTTCAGGAcagtatttcattaaaaaataataacaaaaaggaTTTCCATAAGAAAGTAGTTTTTATACATAAAGTACACATATGACTGATAATTAACGTTAATAAAATGTACAGGTGAATATTGATTCAGTTATTGATTGTGCTGTACATTTAATTAACTATGAAAATCATTTCTTCATTTTCCTCGCAACATTACACTTCAGCCACTCAGGCCGTCATTTCGCACCACAGTGTTGAAATATTAAGAGGAAatcatttttttcaaatgttctaCAATTGCATTTGCACACTGAACAGAGAaagcatttaaacatgttaaaaacaaTCCCTCACAGCATCACACATTTTTTGCATCTATCCCCCACTGACTAATGAAACTCTCTTCACAGAACAAACAACATTTGTACAGTGTCAGGAAACAAGCCTTTCTGCAAACCTCTTATGCCATCACCAAAGAGGTCAGTGCATTGAACCACATCTATGTTTCTTAAAAGGGccatgaaatgcattttttcttCTACTTTTTATAATGTTCTTTGAGGGCCAATTACAATGTTAGCAAGATTTTTTCATCACTTAGAAGTAATTTAGAAGTTCTGTCCTGTTTTTGAACCTGGATGCGAGCACAGTAGTGCAGTTCAACACCAACCAATTACAATCATGATTCTGTGTACACTGGATGCAGCGTTGCAAATCTCCAACACTACACAGATGCCCTGTTCTACTTCTGATGCTCATGCTACTGTACTTAGAACATAAAGAAATAGATTCTGCACTAATGAGGAactttgagttctgaaacttactgATGTTTTTATATCACAATGACCCTTATGTGGATTGATTTGTCAATTCATGACCCCTTAAAGGCCTAAAATCATACTTTAGTTTCTTCCTGATAACTTTAACTCAACAGTTGCCATGATGATGAATACagacattcatgtttttttttctattctttttcacCATGCACCTCAGTGAGCCAAAATCCTCAGtgagtatatttttatttctacttATATTCAACTGGAAATGATTTCTATGATTTCAAAAGCTGCCCCAGAATATGTTATTGACTGACTTCTTTgtcctttttcttatttttatttttatattacattaaggGTTATGATTATGGGGCTGTTTACTCCAACATGGAAGATCTCAACGTGTATGGAAATATCTGATGATAATGAACAACACAAAGttcaacaaagttttttttttttttttaatgctcaaaataatattaatcagACTGTATGCTTTCAAATGTAATCACTCTTTTTGACTCTGTAGCTTGTGTTGACTTAACTGattttattaatgttgttgtCTCTGTTCTACTCTGCCATTTATCAACACTTTCCAgcatttttgtgaaaaaataactataaatataaacattccaTCCTATATAGCATCTTGATGATTTATCAGCTCATTATACTTACCAATATCATTCTGCATGCTAAGTTTATAAAATATGCTGCATGTTGTGAAACAAATTTGCACCAATGTATAAAATTCTTACACTGTTAGTATTGACAGAAATCTGCATGAACATAATgtgattaaaccaaatgtttttagaaataataatCTTTGTTACCATGATTGTAAAAGGAAACAAGTATAAACCCATCAGGCACAATAGCAGCTCCAGAATGAATGAAAAGTAGAAAGGTTAGTGAAAACAAGATTAGAAACAGGTTTGCAACCTAATCAGGAATGACAACAAATCAGGGACAAATGAAACAGGAACGAAACATGAGAAACTGAAGGATGTCAAACGTGCTGAAGTGCTTAAGAACAGGACTGAAGGGGTGAGAAAAATAGagtataaatgaatatggaaatCAGCAGTATCCACCCTGTTCCAAAagagtgtgtttttaattaaggGTGGCACTTCCTGTTTACAggacttccataaaaaaaaaattactgaaacaaataattacaaagcatACCCAGTGCTCACTGGACTGGAGACTATTGGTCTTTACATTGTAATGCCATCACTTGTGTTCCTTCTGGTTTGTATACTTGTTGGAGTCATCATATACATGAAGCAACGAAGGTAACTCTTTGTGCATGTTTTGTTAGGCCAGGCACtcctaaacttttattttatttttatttttatttttttcagctgaaCCCCTTAgaggtaaaatattaaatatttttaaatatttatttctgtttcttcTTTTAAAACTTATCATTTAACATAGGTTTCAATTACTTTGAGTAATACTGATATGATGATACTTGATGATTACTTTTAGTCAATATGCAAACAATCATGTGGATGTGGAGCAGTCAGGAATGAAAGGCACACATATCATCAGTTCTCACATATGGCATCTGTTTCCAGGTCAAAAGATGCAATGTCAGGAAACGAGCCTTTCTCCAAACCTTATATGCCATCACAAAAGAGGTACAGCACATCTGAACCCatgtacattattaataataagatgTTTTTGGTATTTAAATGTAATAGCAACCTCAGTGATTGAAAATCCTGCTCTGCGAGTATATTATTTGCATGGCAGTAAACATCTTTGAGAAATTATTATCGAAATATGTTATTAACTTATACCTGGCTATCTGTCCTctctttaaatatttctattaagGGTAATGATTAAGCTGAATACACCAACATGGACGAACTCAACATGTATGGAGATATCTGATGAAAACAACATCAAtacagtgtgctttttttttttaaagattaaaaatagaaaactctAAACATAAGTGTCTTTTTTAGAATTCCAGCAAACAAGCAAAACAACTacttttgtttatgtttatgaattaTATATCTATAAGCAATATTATActgaaggttttatttatttattttgttactaCTTTTGTACCTGACTACTAAATATGATTGAATACTATTATTACGTTCAGACAGTGACATACCAAACAAAGAGTTAGGCTTTATCTTATAAATGCTTTTAAGGAATTGAAAGAAAATAATGTGAATGTTGTCACCAGCCTGAGAGTAGCAGTAAGcggacagcgccacctactggtcaagAAATCATATAAATTGGACATTCGGCGTAAATTAAAAAAACGGACCTGACACCTCTTTTTCGGTTTTCATCAGTCATCATGGCCAGTGAATTATTATTAGTCATTGTAGACACGCCATTATATGGAAGGGCACACACATAATCATACATGATTATGTACCTTTTTTCTGATGTGTCTCTCTTGGCAGGTTGTGGTGAGAAGGGATACAGCACAAACCGGAAGTATACTATGCCTATTGGATTGTATTTTATgaacgtctacacctaccccaaacCTAAATCTAACccttaaaataatgcaaaaaaaaataaagttttacaagGCGGGGAAAATTGCGctatattgatgtgcgcatgcccagcAGTTTTTGTTGTATCCCATCTAGCCAGAGGGCATGTCTcatacgaagaaaaaaaaaagaaaagaaaaaaaaaaacttttgtacgCGATTACAACCAAAGTTTACAATCAAACAAAGAAAACGTacttatgttgtttttatttatttattggatttcATTTTGATGGCGTAACGGGGgaaataataacattttggaccACTTCAGTTTTGctttcggttcggttcggttttGATTTCAATAGCCTACTTACTGACTGAGCGCAGTAGACCCTGATTTACTGTTGACGTGGACCAAACAGTTTTGGAACGacacaaaggtgagtaaatgaagacagaatattcatttttggttaaactattccttaaaatatatttttcagctcgtttgtatattttgtatttgccCCTCTCGCATGCAAGTATAATTCCTAAAAACAAACCAGAATATGtatatttgtgatttttctttacaGCAAAGCTTGTCCGTCGACCGCTTGGTAAATCCGCTATTCTGGAATGTGAAAAAAGGGCGTTCATCCACACTTTC from the Carassius gibelio isolate Cgi1373 ecotype wild population from Czech Republic chromosome A15, carGib1.2-hapl.c, whole genome shotgun sequence genome contains:
- the LOC128029003 gene encoding sialoadhesin isoform X3: MFHPVDLFASQTANKGQPGNMMGPLLLHLLLQGVLLYDAVGWEVRIPKEIHGLRGSCLVIPCSFSYTSYPPKDPNRVVWYQWVSRGYPLVYDPLHANNVIDKFKGKTDLYRKSGECSLLITRLEQSHHGEKIYAWIDPENVGWRTYAFYDVTSTVLVDASPQQPSISIYGGERMGDAITVGCSTFHTCPYSKPTITLNGAEGSYQTKDEHIKNGLWKRTLTRTGVIRAESLTIMCSVTHYGGIKATATEVKRSKCFHNEITIEPELADVTEGVARSFTCNVHHSCQKENPTITWNYKNMQVTKGNKNNQNSYSIITFLGVKEDHGKKLICTAKFSGGDVSASVVLRVQQYKKPVQILNETHFHYEADVIPNITALPHSCVVIPCSFKMEEYVTRLRVLWDTDGGGYMFHTDPVDVLNNFKGRTRLLGNPDEHNCTVEMDNVQTHDNGPFCFRAEKGNRKYIFNNSCVSIIMEESPDKPVMSSLPEDIEPKARIAVKCSVNHTCSSHPPQITWSVPTARETISHRHMGGGVWETVSAVTFIPTGYEEKDEIVCTANFWGGITQENTGFLNIRRVQGLRLETIGSSIIAPTLVFVLICVLVGVFIYKMRHRQLHPDMQGSQSERRRSVWNRLSRYTGDATRRHMRLEQRTNNICTVSGNKPFCKPLMPSPKSEPKSSGYDYGAVYSNMEDLNVYGNI
- the LOC128029003 gene encoding sialoadhesin isoform X4; this encodes MFHPVDLFASQTANKGQPGNMMGPLLLHLLLQGVLLYDAVGWEVRIPKEIHGLRGSCLVIPCSFSYTSYPPKDPNRVVWYQWVSRGYPLVYDPLHANNVIDKFKGKTDLYRKSGECSLLITRLEQSHHGEKIYAWIDPENVGWRTYAFYDVTSTVLVDASPQQPSISIYGGERMGDAITVGCSTFHTCPYSKPTITLNGAEGSYQTKDEHIKNGLWKRTLTRTGVIRAESLTIMCSVTHYGGIKATATEVKRSKCFHNEITIEPELADVTEGVARSFTCNVHHSCQKENPTITWNYKNMQVTKGNKNNQNSYSIITFLGVKEDHGKKLICTAKFSGGDVSASVVLRVQQYKKPVQILNETHFHYEADVIPNITALPHSCVVIPCSFKMEEYVTRLRVLWDTDGGGYMFHTDPVDVLNNFKGRTRLLGNPDEHNCTVEMDNVQTHDNGPFCFRAEKGNRKYIFNNSCVSIIMEESPDKPVMSSLPEDIEPKARIAVKCSVNHTCSSHPPQITWSVPTARETISHRHMGGGVWETVSAVTFIPTGYEEKDEIVCTANFWGGITQENTGFLNIRRVQGLRLETIGSSIIAPTLVFVLICVLVGVFIYKMRHRRSVWNRLSSRLRTSDRSDKRYTGDATRRHMRLEQRTNNICTVSGNKPFCKPLMPSPKSEPKSSGYDYGAVYSNMEDLNVYGNI
- the LOC128029003 gene encoding sialoadhesin isoform X5 translates to MFHPVDLFASQTANKGQPGNMMGPLLLHLLLQGVLLYDAVGWEVRIPKEIHGLRGSCLVIPCSFSYTSYPPKDPNRVVWYQWVSRGYPLVYDPLHANNVIDKFKGKTDLYRKSGECSLLITRLEQSHHGEKIYAWIDPENVGWRTYAFYDVTSTVLVDASPQQPSISIYGGERMGDAITVGCSTFHTCPYSKPTITLNGAEGSYQTKDEHIKNGLWKRTLTRTGVIRAESLTIMCSVTHYGGIKATATEVKRSKCFHNEITIEPELADVTEGVARSFTCNVHHSCQKENPTITWNYKNMQVTKGNKNNQNSYSIITFLGVKEDHGKKLICTAKFSGGDVSASVVLRVQQYKKPVQILNETHFHYEADVIPNITALPHSCVVIPCSFKMEEYVTRLRVLWDTDGGGYMFHTDPVDVLNNFKGRTRLLGNPDEHNCTVEMDNVQTHDNGPFCFRAEKGNRKYIFNNSCVSIIMEESPDKPVMSSLPEDIEPKARIAVKCSVNHTCSSHPPQITWSVPTARETISHRHMGGGVWETVSAVTFIPTGYEEKDEIVCTANFWGGITQENTGFLNIRRVQGLRLETIGSSIIAPTLVFVLICVLVGVFIYKMRHRRSVWNRLSRYTGDATRRHMRLEQRTNNICTVSGNKPFCKPLMPSPKSEPKSSGYDYGAVYSNMEDLNVYGNI
- the LOC128029003 gene encoding sialoadhesin isoform X1; amino-acid sequence: MFHPVDLFASQTANKGQPGNMMGPLLLHLLLQGVLLYDAVGWEVRIPKEIHGLRGSCLVIPCSFSYTSYPPKDPNRVVWYQWVSRGYPLVYDPLHANNVIDKFKGKTDLYRKSGECSLLITRLEQSHHGEKIYAWIDPENVGWRTYAFYDVTSTVLVDASPQQPSISIYGGERMGDAITVGCSTFHTCPYSKPTITLNGAEGSYQTKDEHIKNGLWKRTLTRTGVIRAESLTIMCSVTHYGGIKATATEVKRSKCFHNEITIEPELADVTEGVARSFTCNVHHSCQKENPTITWNYKNMQVTKGNKNNQNSYSIITFLGVKEDHGKKLICTAKFSGGDVSASVVLRVQQYKKPVQILNETHFHYEADVIPNITALPHSCVVIPCSFKMEEYVTRLRVLWDTDGGGYMFHTDPVDVLNNFKGRTRLLGNPDEHNCTVEMDNVQTHDNGPFCFRAEKGNRKYIFNNSCVSIIMEESPDKPVMSSLPEDIEPKARIAVKCSVNHTCSSHPPQITWSVPTARETISHRHMGGGVWETVSAVTFIPTGYEEKDEIVCTANFWGGITQENTGFLNIRRVQGLRLETIGSSIIAPTLVFVLICVLVGVFIYKMRHRQLHPDMQGSQSERRRSVWNRLSSRLRTSDRSDKRYTGDATRRHMRLEQRTNNICTVSGNKPFCKPLMPSPKSEPKSSGYDYGAVYSNMEDLNVYGNI
- the LOC128029003 gene encoding sialoadhesin isoform X2 — encoded protein: MSNDGGGDNDSGPGRPAGHPRSGRRIPNTCVLLYDAVGWEVRIPKEIHGLRGSCLVIPCSFSYTSYPPKDPNRVVWYQWVSRGYPLVYDPLHANNVIDKFKGKTDLYRKSGECSLLITRLEQSHHGEKIYAWIDPENVGWRTYAFYDVTSTVLVDASPQQPSISIYGGERMGDAITVGCSTFHTCPYSKPTITLNGAEGSYQTKDEHIKNGLWKRTLTRTGVIRAESLTIMCSVTHYGGIKATATEVKRSKCFHNEITIEPELADVTEGVARSFTCNVHHSCQKENPTITWNYKNMQVTKGNKNNQNSYSIITFLGVKEDHGKKLICTAKFSGGDVSASVVLRVQQYKKPVQILNETHFHYEADVIPNITALPHSCVVIPCSFKMEEYVTRLRVLWDTDGGGYMFHTDPVDVLNNFKGRTRLLGNPDEHNCTVEMDNVQTHDNGPFCFRAEKGNRKYIFNNSCVSIIMEESPDKPVMSSLPEDIEPKARIAVKCSVNHTCSSHPPQITWSVPTARETISHRHMGGGVWETVSAVTFIPTGYEEKDEIVCTANFWGGITQENTGFLNIRRVQGLRLETIGSSIIAPTLVFVLICVLVGVFIYKMRHRQLHPDMQGSQSERRRSVWNRLSSRLRTSDRSDKRYTGDATRRHMRLEQRTNNICTVSGNKPFCKPLMPSPKSEPKSSGYDYGAVYSNMEDLNVYGNI